From a region of the Takifugu flavidus isolate HTHZ2018 chromosome 18, ASM371156v2, whole genome shotgun sequence genome:
- the sox9a gene encoding transcription factor SOX-9a, whose translation MNLLDPYLKMTEEQEKCHSDAPSPSMSEDSAGSPCPSGSGSDTENTRPSDNHLLLGPDYKKENEEEKFPVCIRDAVSQVLKGYDWTLVPMPVRVNGSNKNKPHVKRPMNAFMVWAQAARRKLADQYPHLHNAELSKTLGKLWRLLNEVEKRPFVEEAERLRVQHKKDHPDYKYQPRRRKSVKNGQNDPEDGEQTHISPNAIFKALQQADSPASSLGEVHSPGDHSGQSQGPPTPPTTPKTDLVSSKADLKREGRPMQEGTSRQLNIDFGAVDIGELSSEVISNMGSFDVDEFDQYLPPHSHAGVSGAPQAGYTGSYGISSSSVSQAAGVGAQAWMSKQQQQQQQQHSLTALSGGGEQSQQGQQRPAQIKTEQLSPSHYSEQQGSPQHVTYGSFNLQHYSTSSYPSMTRAQYDYSDHQGGANSYYSHAAGQGSGLYSTFSYMNPSQRPMYTPIADNAGVPSVPQTHSPQHWEQQPIYTQLSRP comes from the exons ATGAATCTCCTCGACCCCTACCTGAAGATGACAGAAGAACAGGAGAAGTGTCACTCCGACGCTCCCAGCCCCAGCATGTCCGAGGACTCCGCGGGCTCTCCGTGCCCGTCGGGCTCCGGCTCGGACACTGAGAACACCAGACCGTCCGACAACCACCTCCTTCTGGGTCCAGACTACAAGAAGGAGAACGAAGAAGAGAAGTTCCCCGTGTGCATCAGGGATGCGGTGTCCCAGGTGCTGAAGGGCTACGACTGGACGCTGGTGCCCATGCCCGTGCGCGTCAACGGCTCcaacaaaaataaacctcacGTCAAGAGACCCATGAACGCGTTCATGGTGTGGGCCCAGGCTGCACGGAGGAAGCTGGCCGATCAGTACCCGCATCTGCACAACGCGGAATTGAGCAAAACTCTGGGCAAACTCTGGAG ATTACTGAATGAGGTGGAGAAGCGGCCGTTCGTGGAGGAGGCAGAGCGTCTGAGGGTGCAGCACAAGAAAGACCACCCCGACTACAAGTACCAGCCGAGGCGGAGAAAATCTGTTAAAAACGGCCAAAACGACCCCGAGGACGGAGAGCAAACCCACATCTCACCCAATGCCATCTTCAAGGCGCTGCAGCAGGCCGACTCCCCAGCCTCGAGTTTGGGCGAAGTTCATTCTCCAGGCGATCACTCAG gTCAGTCCCAGGGCCCGCCGACACCCCCGACCACTCCCAAGACGGACTTGGTCTCCAGCAAAGCTGATCTGAAACGTGAGGGGCGCCCCATGCAGGAGGGCACCAGCCGCCAGCTCAACATCGACTTCGGAGCCGTGGACATTGGCGAGCTGAGCAGCGAGGTCATTTCCAACATGGGCAGCTTCGACGTGGACGAGTTCGACCAGTACCTCCCGCCTCACAGCCACGCCGGGGTGAGCGGCGCCCCGCAGGCCGGGTACACTGGCAGTTACGgcatcagcagctcctccgtGAGCCAGGCGGCCGGCGTGGGGGCCCAAGCCTGGATgtccaagcagcagcagcagcagcagcagcagcactcctTGACTGCCCTGAGTGGGGGAGGAGAGCAAAGCCAGCAGGGTCAGCAGAGGCCCGCCCAGATCAAGACCGAGCAGCTGAGTCCGAGCCACTACAGCGAGCAGCAGGGCTCCCCCCAGCACGTCACATACGGGTCCTTCAACCTGCAACACTACAGCACCTCCTCCTACCCCTCCATGACCAGAGCGCAGTATGACTATTCAGACCACCAAGGTGGAGCCAACTCCTACTACAGCCACGCAGCGGGCCAGGGCTCCGGGCTTTACTCCACCTTCAGCTACATGAACCCCAGCCAGAGGCCCATGTACACCCCCATCGCCGACAACGCCGGGGTCCCCTCCGTTCCCCAGACCCACAGTCCGCAACACTGGGAGCAGCAGCCCATTTACACGCAGCTCTCCAGGCCATGA